The nucleotide window CCGCGGCGGCGGTCGCCGTCGGCGGCCCCGGCAGCGGCGGCACGGTCGCCGCGCCGCGCGGCGTCCCGGTCTTCGCCTGGAAGGGCGAGACGCTGCCCGAGTACTGGTGGTGCACGAACGAGGCGCTGGTCTGGCCGGACGGCAGCGGTCCGGATCTCATCGTCGACGACGGCGGCGACGCGACGCTGCTGGTCCACAAGGGCTACGAGTTCGAGCAGGCGGGCGCGATCCCCGCGTTCGAACCCGAGACGGAGCCGGAGGAGTGGGGCGTCATCCTCGATCTGCTGCGCGAGATCCGCGGGCGCGACGCCGCCCAGTGGACCCGCATCAGTCCGGCCATCCGCGGCGTGAGCGAAGAGACGACCACCGGCGTGCACCGGCTCTACGAGATGATGCGGGACGGCACGCTCCTTTTTCCCGCCATCAACGTCAACGACTCGGTCACCAAGAGCAAGTTCGACAACATCTACGGCTGCCGCCACTCGCTCCCGGACGGGCTGGCCCGCGCCACCGACGTCATGCTCGGCGGCAAGGTGGCCGTGGTCTGCGGCTTCGGCGAGGTGGGCAAGGGTTGCGCGCAGTCGTTGCGCGGCCAGGGCTGCCGGGTCGTGGTCACCGAGATCGACCCGATCTGCGCGCTGCAGGCGGCCATGGAGGGCTACCAGGTCGCCACCCTCGAAGAGATGCTGGAGAGCGCCGACCTCTTCATCACCGCCACCGGCAACCGCGACATCATCAGCGCGGCGCAGATGGCGCGCATGAAGGACAAGGCGATCGTCGGCAACATCGGCCACTTCGACAACGAGATCGACATGGCGGGGCTCAAGCGCATCCCCGGCATCGAGCACGTCCCGATCAAGCCGCAGTACGACGAGTGGCGCTTCCCCGACGGGCACAGCGTGCTGGTGCTGGCCGAGGGCCGGCTTCTCAACCTCGGCTGCGCCACCGGCCACCCCAGCTTCGTGATGTCGGCGTCGTTCACCAACCAGGTGCTCGCCCAGCTCGCCCTGCACCGCAACCGGGGCGAGTACGAGAAGCAGGTCTACATGCTGCCGAAGCAGCTCGACGAGAAGGTCGCCCGGCTCCACCTCGATGCGCTGGGTGTCAAGCTCACCGAACTCAGCCGGGAGCAGGCGGACTACATCGGCGTGCCGGTGGAGGGGCCGTACAAGCCGGAGCACTACCGGTATTAGTTCGGGGCAGGTATCGTCGCGTCGTTCCAGCGCGGTACGAGGGACGAGGCACGCCATGGAAAGACGCCGAAGAGTGGCCGCGGATCCACGTGAACAGGCCACGTACACCGTTGCGGAGGCGGCGCACTATCTGGACCTCCCGGTCCCTACGATTCGCTACTGGGCAACCGGACGAGGCAACTGCGAGGCGCTCATCGGCGTGCCGGCGCGCCATCCCGTGTTGCTCTCGTTCCTCAACTTGGCGGAGCTTCACGTGCTGGCGGCAATCCGGCGTGAGCACGCGATTTCGATGCCGAGGGTCCGCGCGGCCATCGGGTACCTGGCGCAACACACCCGGCGCGATTCAGACCGCCGGCATCCCTTGATCAGCGCCGATCTGGAGACGGACGGCCTGGACCTGTTCATAAAGCGCTACGGACAACTGGTCAGCATCAGCCAGGACGGCCAGACGGTCATGCGCGAGATGATGGCGGCCGCCCTGCATCGAATCGATCGCGACCCCCAGGGGGTCCCCATCAAGCTCTATCCATTCACTCGGAGCAGCATCGACGACGCCCCGGCCCTGATCGTGATCGATCCGACCTTGGCCGCCGGCCGACCGGTGCTGAAGGGCACTGGTCTGGTCACCGGAGTCCTCGCTGAACGGTACAAAGCCGGCGAATCCGTTGCTCAACTGGCGCGAGACTATGAGCGCAGCAAGGTGGAGATCGAAGAAGCGATCAGAATTGAACTCCGGACGGCAGCCTGAAGAGCCCACCCTGAGAGGATTGTTTCATCCTTCGACCAACGTCGCACGCGAATCGGAACGGCCGAGTCCGACGGTTTCTGGCGATCAGCGAGCACCGAGCGAGTCCAGCGTCCAGCGGCAGCGACGGCGGACGGCTTCCTCGAGCCGGCCGTAGGCTTGCGCGTCGCCGTGGACGAGCGCGAACGCTTCGCGGGCGGCCCGGGCGGTACCGGGGAGTTCGTTCGCCAGTTCCCGGACGCGGTCGAGCAGACGGCGTGGCGGCATCCCCAGCTCATCGGCGAAGGCCGACCAGTCGGTTCGCGTGATGCGCTCCGGTGCATCGTGTTCACCGATACGGAATGCCATCTCGCGTGCCCATGTTCCGGGGTGCAATAGGTTGAGGAACTCGATGGAGATCAGGTCGTAGAACGGCGCGAGCGTGGGGACGGCCTGCTCTGGACCGTAAAGCAACGCGAGGTTCTTGCCGTGCCCGTCCCAGTTGCCGATAAGGCAGTTGAGTATCTGCCAGTCGCGCAGGTGTGCGAGCGCTTCGGCGGGATGGGCCGTATGCGTGCGTAGCAACTCCGCGACGTCGCCGAGCGACGGTCCGCCGTCTCGCTGGTACTTGAGGGCATTGGAGAGTCCCAGTGCCTGAAGCAGGTCTTCCTGGTGCAGTCGCGTGAGCCGGCCGTGAGGACCTCGCGCGCGGTCGTAGCGGTCGATTTGCAGGAACGGCACGCCTTCGTCCGTGCCGGCACGGACGAATTCGGTTTGCACGACCGGCAGGCCGACCTGTCGGGCGATGTCGTTGGCGATGCATTCGGAGACGCACACCCATCGCACGGTCTCGAACTTCAGGAGGTGGCTCGACGGGTTCGCGCGGTCCGGCAGCGCATAGGACTCTCCGTCGAAGATGACAGGCTGCTTTTCCTGCGTGCCGGCCAGGGAGAATCGTTGCCTCTCACCAACCACGAGGGTGGCTTGCTCGCCGAGGGAACGGACCAGCAAGTCGATCTGCGCCTGCGTCAGCGTCTCCGGTGGTGCCGGTCGGGTTTCGGGTTCGACACCGGCAGGCAACACACTGAGGGCGCCGGCGCAATCTTCGCCGATAGCGAACAGGAGTCCGGCGTCGTCTTCGGGTGCGATCCCGCGTTGTCGGCAGACCCGCTGCCGTGTTCCGCCTTCCGGCAACAGGCCGGCGAAGAAGGCGTGGGCATCCACCTCTTCGTCGCCGAGAGACAGAGGCAGATGAATGGAGACCGGAAACCCGCCACCGTCCAGCCAGGCGCCGTCGTAGGCAAAGCGCAGAACGCGGTCTTCGTCTTCCCGTAGCGCGCCGACCCGTCGGTCTTCGTGCCAGACGGTGCCGCGCCTCCCGTTCACGGCGCGTCCCCGGTCCTGGCGGCCAGGGTAGAGCGGTGCTGTCGCGCCAGCAGCCGCTCGGCGTCGTCCCGTGTCAGGATTACCATCTCCAGACCCAGTGCCTGTAGCGCCTGCATGACCCTGCCCAGGGAGGCATTGGGCTTGCCGCGTTCGAACTCCGAAAGGAAGCGTGTCGTCAGGCCGGACACGGAATACACGCTGTCCAGAGTCAATCCCTGCCGCTTGCGTTCACGTCGTGCCAGTCGGCCCAGGCCCTCGGGCGATCGAACTCGTGCGGGCGGCAAGAACTGTGGGGCGGAAGCGTCGACGGGCATCGCACATGCTCCAGGAAGGATTTTTTACTGATTCGTAATTTACACCATCTGGGCGGGGGGCGGCCAAGCGAATTTTACCGATTCGTAATTTTGGCTTCCCAGGCGGGAGGACTCATCAAGATTTTACGGATTCGTAATTCCATTCCCGGGTGGACGACGTGATCTGGCCTGGATGGTACGCACGCCGCGACCCTGAACGGCGGCTCAGTCCCGCCGCCGGGGGCTCGCGTAGGCCCGCAGCAGCTTTTCCTGCGCGTTGATCCGGCGGGCGTGCGGCTTGCCGCGGATCGGCCGGTAGGAGCCGTCGGTCTGCAGCTCCATGGCGCGGTCGGTGTCGGCGAGCATCGCCTGCAGGACGACGTCGTGCAGGTGCGAGCGCAGGTCGGGGTCGCGCACGTGGCACAGCGCCTCGACGCGGCGGTCGAGGTTGCGCTCCATCAGGTCGGCGCTGCCGATGAGCAGCTCGGGCCGGCCGTCGTTGGCGAAGTAGTAGAGCCGCGAGTGCTCGAGGAAGCGGCCGACGACCGAGCGGACGCGGATGGTGTCGCTGATGCCGGGGATGCCGGGCCGGAGGCAGCAGACGCCGCGGACGATCATCTCGATCGGCACGCCGGCCTGCGACGCCCGGTAGAGGACGCGGATCATCTCCGGGTCGGCGACCGAGTTGTTCTTGACGATGATGCCGGCGCGGCGCCCGGCGCGCGCGTGCTCGGCCTCGCGCTCGACCAGCCTGGTGAAGGCCGGACGCAGGTGGTGCGGCGCCACGAGGAGCTCCTCGTAGTCCTCCTTGCTGGAGTACCCCGTCAGGTAGTTGAAGACCTCGGTCACCTCGTCGAGCACCGCCGGCCGGGCCGTGAAGACGCCGAAGTCGGTGTAGACCTGCGAGGTCACGCGGTTGTAGTTGCCGGTGCCGACGTGTACGTAGCGGACGATGCCGTCCTGCTCCTGGCGCACGACCAGGCAGAGCTTGCAGTGCGTCTTCAGGTTGAGCAGCCCGTAGACGACGTGGATGCCGGCCGCCTCCAGCCGGTGCGCCCACTCGATGTTGTTGCGCTCGTCGAAGCGCGCCTTCAGCTCCACCAGCACCGCCACCTGCTTGCCCGCGTCCGCCGCCTGGATCAGCAGATCGAGCAGCGGCGAGTTCGGGCCGATGCGGTAGAGCGTGATCTTGATGCCGATCACATGGGCGTCGTCGACGGCCGCGCGGAGGAACGCCTCGACCGCCGAGAATGACTCGAACGGGTGGTGGACGAGCCGGTCGCGTTCCTGGATGGCGTTGAAGATCGCCTCGCCTCCTTCGTCGGGCCAGAGGGCGCGCGGCGAGAACGGCTTGTCCTTGAGCCGCGGATGGTGCAGCTTCGTCAACGCGCTCCAGTCGCCGTAGCCCATGCGCCCGGCAGTGCGGACCACGACGTCCTCTTCGATCTCGAAGTTCTCGACCAGGATGTTGAGAACGCGGGCCGGCATGGACGCCTCGACCAGGAGCTGCGAGAGGTCGCCGTAGCGCAACTCTTTCAGCGTGCGGTCGACCGACTCGAGCAGGTCGTCGGCCTCGTCCTCCTGGATCACCATGTCGGTGTCGCGGATGATGCGGAAGAGATACGTCTCGCGTACCGCGATTCCCGGAAACAGGCTCGCGACGTTCAGCTTGACGACATCCTCGAGCAGCGCGAACGAATCGCCCGCCTTGCCGGCGACCGACGCCGGAATCGGGATGAAGCGCGCCAGCACGTCCGGCAGCTTGACGCGCGCGAACCGCGTGCGGCCGTCGTGCTCCACGACGACCGCCAGGTTCATGCTCAGGTTCGAGATGAACGGAAACGGGTGTCCGGGGTCGAACGCGAGCGGCGTCAGCACCGGATGGATGTTCCGGCGGTAGTGGTCGTGCAGGTAGGCCTCGACCGCCGGGGTGTAGTCGGCCGGGTCCAGGATCCGGATGCGGTGCGTGGCCAGCAGCGGGCGCAGGACGTCGGACCAGCAGCGCTCGACATCGTTCATCATCCGCTTGGTCCGGACGCGGATGGCGTCGAGCTGCTGCTCCGTGCTCATGCCGTCCGGCGACAGCGCCTCGCTTTCGGAACGGAACTTCCGCAGCAGCGTCGCCACCCGGACCATGAAGAACTCGTCCAGGTTGGTCGAGACGATGGAGAGGAACTTCACCCGCTCGAGCAGCGGGTGGCGTTCGTCCTGGGCCTGCAGCAGGACCCGCTGGTTGAACTCCAGCCAGCTCAGCTCGCGGTTGATGAACAGTGCCGGGTTCTCGAGGTCCGTGGGATCCGGTCCCTCGTTGGCAAGAGCCGTGGTTGCTTCCGAGACTTCGGTGAGGCTGGCCATGCGGGTAAACGAAAAAGCCCATCATAGCAGCGCCCAGCGCTTCCGGCCTGCTACGATGGGCAGCCGCTTATGACTTCCACTCCCACGGCAAGCCTGGCCAGCTCCGAGCGCGGCCGGGCGCTGACGATTCTGGCCGCCATCCTGTTGATGCTCGTGGTCGACTGGCTCCCGGAGCCGGCGCCGCTCGAGCGCGCCGGCGACGTCATCGCCCTGACCCCGAACGGCAAGGCGTGCCTGGCGATCCTGGCCTTCGCCATCA belongs to Acidobacteriota bacterium and includes:
- a CDS encoding adenosylhomocysteinase; translation: MTTAVAEAVHPFDQAAAAGRPAFKVADLGLAEHGRNEIRLAEQEMPGLMAIRREHAGRQPLAGAKVMGSLHMTVQTAVLIETLTALGADVRWVSCNIFSTQDHAAAAVAVGGPGSGGTVAAPRGVPVFAWKGETLPEYWWCTNEALVWPDGSGPDLIVDDGGDATLLVHKGYEFEQAGAIPAFEPETEPEEWGVILDLLREIRGRDAAQWTRISPAIRGVSEETTTGVHRLYEMMRDGTLLFPAINVNDSVTKSKFDNIYGCRHSLPDGLARATDVMLGGKVAVVCGFGEVGKGCAQSLRGQGCRVVVTEIDPICALQAAMEGYQVATLEEMLESADLFITATGNRDIISAAQMARMKDKAIVGNIGHFDNEIDMAGLKRIPGIEHVPIKPQYDEWRFPDGHSVLVLAEGRLLNLGCATGHPSFVMSASFTNQVLAQLALHRNRGEYEKQVYMLPKQLDEKVARLHLDALGVKLTELSREQADYIGVPVEGPYKPEHYRY
- a CDS encoding DUF433 domain-containing protein, translating into MERRRRVAADPREQATYTVAEAAHYLDLPVPTIRYWATGRGNCEALIGVPARHPVLLSFLNLAELHVLAAIRREHAISMPRVRAAIGYLAQHTRRDSDRRHPLISADLETDGLDLFIKRYGQLVSISQDGQTVMREMMAAALHRIDRDPQGVPIKLYPFTRSSIDDAPALIVIDPTLAAGRPVLKGTGLVTGVLAERYKAGESVAQLARDYERSKVEIEEAIRIELRTAA
- a CDS encoding type II toxin-antitoxin system HipA family toxin, which translates into the protein MNGRRGTVWHEDRRVGALREDEDRVLRFAYDGAWLDGGGFPVSIHLPLSLGDEEVDAHAFFAGLLPEGGTRQRVCRQRGIAPEDDAGLLFAIGEDCAGALSVLPAGVEPETRPAPPETLTQAQIDLLVRSLGEQATLVVGERQRFSLAGTQEKQPVIFDGESYALPDRANPSSHLLKFETVRWVCVSECIANDIARQVGLPVVQTEFVRAGTDEGVPFLQIDRYDRARGPHGRLTRLHQEDLLQALGLSNALKYQRDGGPSLGDVAELLRTHTAHPAEALAHLRDWQILNCLIGNWDGHGKNLALLYGPEQAVPTLAPFYDLISIEFLNLLHPGTWAREMAFRIGEHDAPERITRTDWSAFADELGMPPRRLLDRVRELANELPGTARAAREAFALVHGDAQAYGRLEEAVRRRCRWTLDSLGAR
- a CDS encoding helix-turn-helix domain-containing protein, with the protein product MPVDASAPQFLPPARVRSPEGLGRLARRERKRQGLTLDSVYSVSGLTTRFLSEFERGKPNASLGRVMQALQALGLEMVILTRDDAERLLARQHRSTLAARTGDAP
- the ppk1 gene encoding polyphosphate kinase 1 produces the protein MASLTEVSEATTALANEGPDPTDLENPALFINRELSWLEFNQRVLLQAQDERHPLLERVKFLSIVSTNLDEFFMVRVATLLRKFRSESEALSPDGMSTEQQLDAIRVRTKRMMNDVERCWSDVLRPLLATHRIRILDPADYTPAVEAYLHDHYRRNIHPVLTPLAFDPGHPFPFISNLSMNLAVVVEHDGRTRFARVKLPDVLARFIPIPASVAGKAGDSFALLEDVVKLNVASLFPGIAVRETYLFRIIRDTDMVIQEDEADDLLESVDRTLKELRYGDLSQLLVEASMPARVLNILVENFEIEEDVVVRTAGRMGYGDWSALTKLHHPRLKDKPFSPRALWPDEGGEAIFNAIQERDRLVHHPFESFSAVEAFLRAAVDDAHVIGIKITLYRIGPNSPLLDLLIQAADAGKQVAVLVELKARFDERNNIEWAHRLEAAGIHVVYGLLNLKTHCKLCLVVRQEQDGIVRYVHVGTGNYNRVTSQVYTDFGVFTARPAVLDEVTEVFNYLTGYSSKEDYEELLVAPHHLRPAFTRLVEREAEHARAGRRAGIIVKNNSVADPEMIRVLYRASQAGVPIEMIVRGVCCLRPGIPGISDTIRVRSVVGRFLEHSRLYYFANDGRPELLIGSADLMERNLDRRVEALCHVRDPDLRSHLHDVVLQAMLADTDRAMELQTDGSYRPIRGKPHARRINAQEKLLRAYASPRRRD